The genomic DNA GTAAAAATGGATGGAATGTGTTCCCCAAATTCTATGTGAGAAACTTACTCTCTAGTATAATAGTGTGCAGGTTGTTGGTCTTCTAGGGAGAATAGAGTATAAGGCCAAtgatttatgttctttttttttttttttcttcatcaagaTTTTATTACTGCAAGATACACAGAAAGTGAACCTTTCCATCTCTGGTGTTGGTTGTGATATGAAGTGAATTCAGAGTTGTGCAAACAATGTTCCATCTATCACCAGAACCATTCATCTCACAGAACAGAAAGATGGCACCCCACAAGCAACTCCAAAGCCCCTGGCAAGCCACTCTCTCCTTTTGTCTCTGTGATGTTGAGGGCTGTAAGCATCTCACTGAAGTACAACAGCACAGCTGTCTCCTTGTGACTGACTTATCCCACTTAGCAAGATGTCATCTAGTTTCACCCACGTTGCAGAATGTTTCAGAAGTGTTTTTAGATACTGAACTCTGTTCATCTACATTTTGTTATTAAACCCATCTACTGATGAACAATTAGTCACTGCTTCCATTTGGACATTGTGAATCGTCTTGCCCATACAGGGTACGGTGCTTCAAGATGGTATTTTCAGTTCTTCCACGTAGATACATGGATTTAATGTTCTTATAGAGACAAATTAATTGCCACATACATGAATGTCTAAACCTACGAGGAAGCCAGGCAtctctgtggtttcttttttgttttctaatcttcCACCACAGCCTGAAGCAACATGAAGGTGTGTAGATGTGTTCCATTGTCTGTGGGCATCGTACCTCCAGAACTGAGCCAAATAGATTCCTAATCATTGTGATGTACGTAGCATATCTGTTCCAGCAGcataaaagagacaaagacacatCTTTCTGTGGTTCTGAATGTTTTCAGTGGTCATATGACTGTATTTCCTCTTAAAAGACTCAGGAAGTGCTGATCCTACCGCAGAAGCTCCATTGTCTTCTGCACAGACTTTGTGGCTTTGACAGCAATTGATCCTggcaaatttttaaaaggaactgcttcctgttttctgctAACTACCTGTATGGTTATGTGCCTTTTACATAGTAGGGAATGTTGAAAATCCTCTCCTATATCTTAACATCTGGCACCCTCTCAGAGACAAATGTTCATCAACAAAAAGCCAATACTTATTTCATAGAACAAAGGTTTCTTTGTTGATCTGTTAACAAGTCTATTAAAGTAGAAAAAGGTTATTCAGTGGgtggcaaatatttattttctatgatatGACCCATTCTTGTATATTGACATTATCATGACATcatatataaatcaaaatatttccaTTGTATAGCAAAGCTCTTCCATGtaatttcatgttttctgtttacttgccaaaatttctattttcttaatgtttaatgTGAGAAtgatttctttaaagttttagtaAACATTATTGCATTGTTAACTATAAAAATTCTAACATATGAcatctttataatttattcatttaatattatCACATAATTATATCCACTGAAAAAGCTATGTACTGTCACCATATATCCCATCATATGGTAAACATTATTCTGTTCTCTTGAACCAGGTAAACTCTCTTTGCCTATTATGGTTATCCTATGAAAGTAGAGACATTCAGTGTTTCTTTTCAGTGATAGACATTTCAACTTGCAGAGTGACTTCTATGCTTATACATGTTGTTTCAAATGaggtatttttttcaaagaaatcgAAATAGTACTCTTCCAAAAACAACTTAATAATGACTCATAAAGGTGGTAGGATTGCTGAGGATTATGTAGATTTTATTTCACGATTGTTTTTATTAGGTTGCTATAACAAACTATTTTAACAGTTCTGTATTAGCTTATAGAATCTTTGCTAAATTCCTACAGTCATCTTATGCACATTACATAGTTTCTTTCTGcttaaaacatagaaaaataactCATGGTTCTAAAAATCAGGTGCCATGTAAAATTAGTTCTAGAATTATAAATATTGTGGAACATTTGACTTAACACTACTGACATAGTAATAATGCTTCACGAAGTTATTTACATGTGGTTATGATTTGGCACTTTAAATGCTTTTAGTGGTAGGCAGAAATGCTTTGTGGTTATTCAGAATAATGTAGAATCCCTGATTCTTATGATGGTACGACTTGGAAGGAGATGTTAGAACAGAGTAGACTATAGGATAAATGTCTTGATTGGCAGGTCCACAGGAGCACAGCTATTATGGTGCTAACTGCATATGCTTAAGGAATGGTTTGTAAAAGCCTGTTAACCTGAATGCAAACAAGTCTGTAAAAACTTTCAAAGTTTGGAAGCAATAGAGAAAtatttcttcatcttaaaaaTATGTCTATCTACAAAAATCACCAAAGAATACAATTGAGcttaaatgatttattaaaaCAAGCCAAGTACCTAaaattagtaataaataaataaataacggtTGACAAATTGTGTTACTTTGATGTTGTATTCTATGAcaagtttaaaaacagaaattatcaacaaaaatttaatatttgCATGATGTTAATTACACAAATTATCTATATGACTAATTATACAAATAAGTATGCATTTTTCCAAAGCTACAAGAGAAGAGACAGGCAACTAATAAGATTCATTTTTGTACTTTCATCAAAGTAAGAGTATTATTAAGTACActatcttagttaaggttttatttCCATGAAAAGACAAGATGGCCAGGGCAACTCCTACAGAGGAAaaatgtagctgaggctagcttacaatttcagaggtttagtttattatcatcatggctggaaACATGGCCATATGCAGGCATCTTTGTCCATGGGCTGCGGAAGACCGTGTACCACACTGGGGCAAACTCTGAGCATAGGAAACCTCAGTTTCCACCCTTGatatgacacacttcctccaagtagaccacacctcctaaaagtgGCACTCCCTGTGAGCTGAggacgtacacatacacacacaagtctaTGGAAACTGTCTCTACTAAACCAACACACATACCTAGAAAAAGTATggcttaaaataagaaaaagctaATTTCCTGTCTTCTGAGGTATCATTGTAGATGATGAGTGTTCATTTTCAGGTACTGTGAGATATTTACAACTTCTAGATACTAGAGTTCATTATGGTCTGACATATAGTATGGTGGAATAATGTTAGGAGAAATAGAATAGCACTCATACTTTCTACTTGGAATTTCTGTTCCAATTGTGTTCTCGTTATTTATCAAAACTTTTGATGATACGTATTATTTTGTCCTGGTACATAGTAACTGACCTACATGTCATGTAAAACAACCATCAATTGTGATAGAATTACATATAAAGATTTTATgagataaatgaaaacataaacatgAAGAACAGTCAAGGGTTACAAAAAAAAGGAGGCCTTTATTCAGGTTTTCAAAATAATGTTATCTTCTTGTTTCTAGTTTTGAAGTTACAGGATGCCATAGAAGCAACATGGCAAAGAGGTATCTTGTCATATATTTAAAGGTAAGCTGGAAATAAAGTCACCAACATTTTGTGCCTACTAGAGTATTCAGATGAAATAATAGATGCAAGGGATTCAGacgtaaaataataaatacatacatacatgaataaatactcagatacataaataaatacacaaataaaagttAACACTGGAAAGAGGAACACTGGCTCTGGTGGTGTCCTGCTGGACACAAATTATTTCAATAAGTAGGGGTACCCTGTGAAATTTGGAAATCTCCACACTTGCCTCCTTAATACAGTTTGTTTAAAGGCTTTGAAGATGACAAATATCATGAaattgagaaacatttaaaggcaACATAGAAGTACCTTATTCTAGGAGAATCTATCCCAGGCATAGATGAGAGTAGCTACATTTGTCCTGCTCTTGTCTTcaggagaagacaggaaagatggaTGCAACCAAGAGATATGGAGACTTTCTGATGTGGATGGTACTTTTTTGACACAGAACTAATCTTTCTTGTTTGGAGATTAATTGGGTAAGGtttgaaaaatagaatttcttGTTGTAAGTGATACATGATTGCTATGGCAAATATGTCTTTACACACGGCCCGTCGTTTTTTTGAAGTAACTTACTTAGAGCAAGTTTGACATCCCTATTCCTCAGGCTGTAGATCATGGGGTTCAGCATGGGCACAACTGTTGTATAAAACACAGAGGACACTTTGCCTTTGTCTTTGGAGCTGACTGAGGAGGGCTGTGGGTACATGAATGCCAGGGAACCAAAGGAGACAGCCACTGCAGAGAAGTGGGAGCTGCAAGTGCTGAAGGCTTTGAATCTTCCCTCAGTGGATTTGATCTGGAGGATGCTAGCTCTGATGAAGATGTAAGAACCCAGGATGGTCAGGGTTGGAATAAAGATATTGAAAGCACTGAGACACAGGAGTACTACCTCATTGACATACGTACTGGAGCAGGCAAGCTCCATCAAGGGTAAAAGATCACAGAAGTAGTGGTTTATTACATTAGCCTTACAGAAAACCACTCTTAGCATGCAGAGGGTGTGAACCGCTGCACCGATCAGGCCCATGCCATACACCCCACCCACCATCCAGGAACAGACTTGGTAGGACATGGTGACAGTGCAGAGCAAGGGATTACAAATAGCAACATAGCAGTCATATGCCATTGCAGCCAACATGTGACACTCAGATGTAACAAATGCAAGGAAGAAATAGAGCTGAGTCATACATTCCTCATAGGAGATGACATTCTTCTTTGTCACAAAGTTTGGCAGCATCTTGGGAGTAATAACAGTGGAATAACAGAGGTCAATGAAGGACAGACTGCTGAGTAggaagtacatgggggtgtgcAGGTGGGAGCTGAGCAGGATCAGGATGATCATGCCCAGGTTCCCCAGCACTGTGAGCAGGCAGAtgccaaggaagaggagaagcaggggcagctgcagctctggctggtctgtgaGTCCGGCAAGGATGAACTCAGTCACTCTGGAATGATTTCTTTCTGACATTAGGCCCTGGATGTTATAATgtagaaagtgagaaaaagattgtttctctctctgctcttgatgtATGAAATTGAATTCAAGTTTTTCATTCAGAGGTTTCCTGTTTCTAACAGCTCTTCATATATGTTACCATGTAAAGACTAACAtgaaacatacaaatacatatctAATGTATCCATGTATATTTATGTTCCATGAACATTGAAAGACCAGATATAACAAATGTAATGCCATCTTCTAGCTGTTCTTATGACAAGCTTATATATTGctttataataaaagtaaaaataataaaagcattttccaGGACCTCCCAACAAATATCTATGGAAAAATTTCACCATGCATATGAAGTAATCTTAGCATAGGTATTCTGTGTTTTAGTATAGTTTCTcttatataaaaaataagcaagacaCTGGAAATAAAGCTCCGGTActtataaaggaagaaatgagactATTTTTACTTCTTAGTAATGTAATGTTCtatatataaaacttaaattaATGTGTAAACAAAATTGAAGATTTAAGTGGTCGGCAAATGTTAGAACAGAAGATCAAAAGGCAGACACAACAACTATTAAATTAACTggtaatataaaattttttaatttgatgaaaTGTACATGACatggtagaaataaaatatttcaattagaAGTGCAAAGTTCTGTAGAACAGGATTaaagagatacagaaaaagaaaggtacCCATGCTTCTCATTTACTCATGAGTAAATGAAAATCTTTCAAAATGGACATAAATTCTAGATCTATCTCTGAGCTCAGTGATAACACTGTCAACTTCCTGGTTTCTTTTAAACTTTGCTTGCACATGAATCATTACTCTTCCATGGAAATTTTGTGACACAAGAATATCAGAAATAGCTTACATGGGAAAATGATGATCTTGACCTCTCTCCTCTTGAATCTCACTATGACACTGCAATAGTCTGCATAGTACAGTACTGTTACAAGAGTAGAAGTGCCAATCAATGGAATGAGTTCGCCATCCCAGAAAGAAGCGTATATCTACAAGCTTTGTGCATAAGGGCTTTATGATAAGTCAATgtagaaatatgttttaattatatgaGGTTGGGTAATCAGATTGATACTTGTTATTAGAATGTAATTGTTTTTCATGTCATTCAATCAGTTGGATTCAAAATGGGCCATTGGAGGCAAATATAGCATATAAAGCGTTATCAACATTGAAAGAAAACATAGCCAACATTTTACAAATTTGGAATTGCTCATCTCTCGTAGATGAGGTGCTGAAATCAGAGGCTGCCATTCAAGATTAGTAAAGTGAACATTACATAAAGTCTGGAAACATGGCATATAACACCAAAAAAGATTAAGGGGGCAAATTGTAGGTACTATACATTAAAACTAGTGCAGTTTAACAAAGAAAAGGTCAAATGACACAATTTATGCTggccagaagatggaaataacCATTCCTCTATTGGCAAAGCATATATAATCAATAAGAATCAGAAACACTATGCTTTATCATTTGttattaataaaattcaaatcaCAACTACAGGGAAATAATATTTCACATGGGACAGGATGGTTGCAATATAAGCTGTATTACATGGATGTGAAGAAAAAGGAATCCTCACATATTTTGggtgctgttttaaaatattacaaacttAAAAACAATTAGACCACTTCAGAACATAAACTATGGAGTTATCATGTAGCCCAAATTTCAGTCTAATTATATACCTACAAGAATCAAAAACATATACTCATACAAATTTTTTGTACAGTAGTGATTTAAGGTAAGTACTTATGTCATCCTAAAGTTGAACATCCCCAAATATTCATCTATTGATGAATAAACATACAAGGTGTACTTTGTCTATAAAATGGACCACTCTTACGCAATAAAAAGACTTAAAGTCCCTGAGTAGATCATGTCTTTGAGGAGCCTGAAACACTGTAAGTGAAAGGAGCTAAGAATGCAAGCCAACCAGTTAACAGGGGTCATTTTATGATGTATCAAGAACAGGCCAGTCATATAGGCAGAAAACAGCTTAATGTCTTCAAGGAACTATAAGATGGAAAGAGAGGTACTGACATGACTGCTCACAGTTAGAGTTTTATTTATGATGGAGGTGAAAATATCTTTACAATAAAACATGGTAAGGGTTGCATAATTCAATGGATATAGTAAAACACTGAATACATTGACAAATTCACACTTTATTCTATGCTACACAATAATATATGTGTTGtaataattaaaaccaaaatagAGCACTGAAATAGCCTGACCAGAAGAAAGATTCTACCAGGTCCTGTGAGATTTCCACCTGCCTGGAAGCCTTTCTCATTTACTGACTATGTGATGGACACCTCTTAGTTTATACCAAATATCATGTCTTCTCAATATTGGGACATTATTCTGAAACACGGCCAACAGAAGCTATTGTCTTCACTCATTAGTTAATTCTATCAGGAAGTGTGTTTATACCTCTaatacaaagttaaaaataataaaataaataaataaatactaattagCAATGCAATAGGAGTAAAGAATGGAAGGTAGACACTTAATCTAGAGACTTTCTTCTGTCTTGTATCTGAGAAGGGCCAGAAAGCACAGTCAAAAATTAAAGACCACTCCAGATGCTTCTGGACTTTCAACTTGCCAACCCCAACATACTTGAGCAAAATCAACTTCTTGTCACTAACCAATGGATAATGTGGCATTGTGCATTCCACCATAAAGGATATTAAGATGCATACATAAAGATGCTTCCATATTTTCCACTGCTTCCCTGGCCATCAGACTAGTTTTCCTCTGTTCCCTGACTCTAGCACAGATGTGCTAGAAAACAAAGTATCTTGTCATGCAAGCTCCATTATATGTTACTGTTTCATTGTAGACTTTACCCTAGTCATGGGTGTCAGGCACATCTCAACTAGTTGCCCTGAAGACTGAAATATTCTAGTAAATTCTACATCTTTCTCTTTTAACAAAACTTTCATGTTTGCATGACTGTGACTCGAGGAGACAATTGCAAACACCTTCCCCTCTACCAGTTGTTTTATCCTCTCTTTATCTCAGTGGTTCACAACGCTCCTGAgactgtgaccctttagtacagttcctcatggtctGCTGACCCTCAACCagaaaattattctcattgctacttcatgactgtaattttgatgttgttatgaattataatgcaaatatttttgtaGATAGAGGTTTCCAATGGGGTTATGAACCACGAGGACTTATTTTTATCTGATCTATCTTAGAGATTAGTGAGTCACCAGTTTTACTTGTCTCTTAGTGTTATTAAAGTGGAGATGACATACAACAAACTGTAAGCATTTAATGTGTATCTTTTTTCAGATGTGTGCATTCAAACACTCTTGACACCATGATAATCAATGGTTATAAGTGTATATAACATCTCTTGTTCCtgtacatttataattatttatgtagATGCAGAATGTGTACTTTGAGACCTACCCTGTGAAGTTTTCATTGTACAAGTACTCACTTCTTTACTACATTGCACAGAATATACTTATAATTTATCTTTCAAACTTTAGAAAGATCTTTACTTTGATcagttcttcctgtctctctgccatCCATCCagtaaaaagtatttttgtattttttactaTAGTTTTACTGTAATACTTACAGTATTTACATAGAATATTTCAGtgcttttctttatgtttcttgttTAGTTAAATTTGTATATTGTATTCCAAGTTTATCTATGTTGAATCCAACTGTAAAATTTCCTTtggacaataaaacaaaattatgttaaaaaaattaGCAATACCACACAAAAACAACCATAAAATCACTGAAGTATatctttacttaaaattttattgtatttaaaaggatt from Acomys russatus chromosome 14, mAcoRus1.1, whole genome shotgun sequence includes the following:
- the LOC127197862 gene encoding olfactory receptor 150-like produces the protein MSERNHSRVTEFILAGLTDQPELQLPLLLLFLGICLLTVLGNLGMIILILLSSHLHTPMYFLLSSLSFIDLCYSTVITPKMLPNFVTKKNVISYEECMTQLYFFLAFVTSECHMLAAMAYDCYVAICNPLLCTVTMSYQVCSWMVGGVYGMGLIGAAVHTLCMLRVVFCKANVINHYFCDLLPLMELACSSTYVNEVVLLCLSAFNIFIPTLTILGSYIFIRASILQIKSTEGRFKAFSTCSSHFSAVAVSFGSLAFMYPQPSSVSSKDKGKVSSVFYTTVVPMLNPMIYSLRNRDVKLALSKLLQKNDGPCVKTYLP